One stretch of Cyclopterus lumpus isolate fCycLum1 chromosome 10, fCycLum1.pri, whole genome shotgun sequence DNA includes these proteins:
- the tnip1 gene encoding TNFAIP3-interacting protein 1 isoform X5 — translation MEGKGPYRIYDPGGSEVKAREEAGGGSSYRQLLEENSILRERMKGLKSLGDLLEESQSEASKLRQRVEELVRDNEALKSSSFAASLCMGGPIHTETQSRPHVLDGKHCLHPTAEQKEEQTSCLGNTLQPEKPNEASEFEVVNVEGKTSDALTAGSAAGVIPVLPQENIGLVSQLKRLESSFSIFAEESNPNQLLAHLGRMAVEFHHLSSKVQKNEQRTSLLQTLCEQLRQENNELRKKMEEDHHIRNHDLEQLRQENLKLKELVTGAAAAPAAPLDTEAAEAKEEPVKEESAAVRPKMEATTPQKSGKAAEKTQSRPCDVEVYEKKIKLLEKQRKDVLEVNKQWDIQWNSMKSQFEQKITDLRQRLAESQKTVLELEAEREQRQRDYDKKLLLAKSKIENVQGEKECLNSETTELKQKIRYLQDQLLPLSKQREYQEKEIQRLNRALEEALNLHTPSSSQQLPGQGNFADAANNLKKQELLTQIAVLKEQVKIFEEDFRKERSDRERMNEEKEDLRRQVERLQGQITNLTNQLHQAQNECQRERTERCKLERLQMQHHKQGFPWQSSFPQPRGARAVGESSRPPPENADQSAATTTTTTAAAAAATATTAGFGKRERQNIDPGKH, via the exons ATGGAAGGGAAAGGCCCGTACCGCATCTATGATCCAGGTGGGAGTGAGGTCAAGGCCAGGGAGGAGGCCGGAGGGGGAAGCAGCTATAGACAGCTACTGGAGGAGAACAGCATACTGAGGGAGCGGATGAAGGGACTTAAGAGCTTAG GTGATTTGCTGGAAGAGTCTCAATCAGAGGCATCAAAGCTTCGTCAGCGAGTGGAGGAACTTGTGAGAGACAATGAGGCCCTCAAGTCCTCCAGCTTTGCGGCCAGTCTGTGTATGGGAGGGCCCATTCATACGGAGACACAAAGTAGGCCTCACGTACTTGATG gtaaacactgtttacACCCCACTgcagagcagaaggaggagcaaACAAGCTGTTTAGGGAACACCCTTCAGCCTGAGAAGCCCAAT gagGCCTCAGAGTTTGAGGTTGTGAATGTAGAGGGGAAGACTTCAGACGCCTTGACT GCCGGGTCAGCGGCAGGAGTAATCCCCGTCCTGCCTCAGGAGAACATCGGGCTAGTCAGCCAGCTGAAGAGACTAGAGAGCTCCTTCAGCATATTCGCAGAGGAGTCCAACCCGAACCAGCTGTTGGCTCACCTTGGTCGCATGGCTGTGGAGTTTCACCATCTTTCCTCAAAGGTCCAAAAAAATGAACAGAGGACTTCCCTCCTACAG ACTCTATGTGAGCAGCTCAGACAGGAAAACAATGAGCTTCGAAAGAAAATGGAAGAGGATCATCATATCAGGAATCATGACTTGGAACAGCTGAg GCAGGAGAATCTAAAACTCAAGGAGCTGGtcacaggagcagcagcagcaccagcagcaccacttGACACCGAAGCTGCAGAGGCCAAAGAGGAGCCTGTGAAGGAGGAATCGGCTGCTGTGAGACCCAAGATGGAGGCCACCACACCACAGAAG AGTGGAAAAGCTGCAGAGAAAACCCAGAGTAGACCTTGTGATGTCGAGGTGTATGAAAAGAAGATCAAGCTTTTGGAGAAGCAGAGAAAGGat GTACTGGAGGTGAACAAGCAGTGGGACATTCAGTGGAACTCCATGAAGTCACAGTTTGAACAGAAG ATCACAGACCTCAGACAACGGTTGGCTGAGTCCCAGAAAACTGTGCTTGAGCTGGAGGCCgagagagagcagaggcagCGCGACTACGACAAGAAGCTGCTGCTGGCTAAGTCCAAGATTGAAAATGTACAG ggggAGAAGGAGTGCCTCAACTCTGAAACCACCGAGCTGAAGCAGAAGATTCGCTACCTGCAGGACCAGCTGCTGCCCCTCAGCAAACAGAGGGAGTACCAGGAGAAGGAGATCCAACGCCTCAACAGG GCTTTAGAGGAGGCCTTAAACCTGCACACCCCTTCATCCTCACAACAACTACCTGGTCAGGGTAACTTTGCCGATGCAGCCAATAACCTGAAGAAACAGGAACTGCTCACTCAAATTGCTGTACTAAAGGAACAG gTGAAGATCTTTGAAGAAGACTTcagaaaagagaggagtgaCAGGGAGCGAATGAACGAGGAAAAGGAGGATTTGAGACGGCAGGTTGAGAGACTTCAGGGTCAGATTACTAATTTGACCAATCAG CTTCATCAGGCACAGAACGAGTGTCAGAGAGAACGTACGGAGAGATGTAAGCTGGAGAGACTGCAGATGCAGCATCACAAACAG GGTTTTCCTTGGCAGTCATCATTCCCGCAGCCGAGAGGGGCCAGAGCAGTAGGAGAGAGCTCAAGACCACCACCAGAGAATGCAG ATCAGTccgcagcaacaacaacaacaacgacagccgcagcagctgcagcaacaGCCACAACAGCTGGATTTGGAAAAAGGGAGCGACAGAACATTGACCCTGGAAAGCACTAA
- the tnip1 gene encoding TNFAIP3-interacting protein 1 isoform X4: protein MEGKGPYRIYDPGGSEVKAREEAGGGSSYRQLLEENSILRERMKGLKSLGDLLEESQSEASKLRQRVEELVRDNEALKSSSFAASLCMGGPIHTETQSKHCLHPTAEQKEEQTSCLGNTLQPEKPNEASEFEVVNVEGKTSDALTAGSAAGVIPVLPQENIGLVSQLKRLESSFSIFAEESNPNQLLAHLGRMAVEFHHLSSKVQKNEQRTSLLQTLCEQLRQENNELRKKMEEDHHIRNHDLEQLRQENLKLKELVTGAAAAPAAPLDTEAAEAKEEPVKEESAAVRPKMEATTPQKSGKAAEKTQSRPCDVEVYEKKIKLLEKQRKDVLEVNKQWDIQWNSMKSQFEQKITDLRQRLAESQKTVLELEAEREQRQRDYDKKLLLAKSKIENVQGEKECLNSETTELKQKIRYLQDQLLPLSKQREYQEKEIQRLNRALEEALNLHTPSSSQQLPGQGNFADAANNLKKQELLTQIAVLKEQVKIFEEDFRKERSDRERMNEEKEDLRRQVERLQGQITNLTNQLHQAQNECQRERTERCKLERLQMQHHKQVGPQGPEGWPIHFPPRMPNAAGATAAAAAAPPPVRDFQPVTPGFPWQSSFPQPRGARAVGESSRPPPENADQSAATTTTTTAAAAAATATTAGFGKRERQNIDPGKH from the exons ATGGAAGGGAAAGGCCCGTACCGCATCTATGATCCAGGTGGGAGTGAGGTCAAGGCCAGGGAGGAGGCCGGAGGGGGAAGCAGCTATAGACAGCTACTGGAGGAGAACAGCATACTGAGGGAGCGGATGAAGGGACTTAAGAGCTTAG GTGATTTGCTGGAAGAGTCTCAATCAGAGGCATCAAAGCTTCGTCAGCGAGTGGAGGAACTTGTGAGAGACAATGAGGCCCTCAAGTCCTCCAGCTTTGCGGCCAGTCTGTGTATGGGAGGGCCCATTCATACGGAGACACAAA gtaaacactgtttacACCCCACTgcagagcagaaggaggagcaaACAAGCTGTTTAGGGAACACCCTTCAGCCTGAGAAGCCCAAT gagGCCTCAGAGTTTGAGGTTGTGAATGTAGAGGGGAAGACTTCAGACGCCTTGACT GCCGGGTCAGCGGCAGGAGTAATCCCCGTCCTGCCTCAGGAGAACATCGGGCTAGTCAGCCAGCTGAAGAGACTAGAGAGCTCCTTCAGCATATTCGCAGAGGAGTCCAACCCGAACCAGCTGTTGGCTCACCTTGGTCGCATGGCTGTGGAGTTTCACCATCTTTCCTCAAAGGTCCAAAAAAATGAACAGAGGACTTCCCTCCTACAG ACTCTATGTGAGCAGCTCAGACAGGAAAACAATGAGCTTCGAAAGAAAATGGAAGAGGATCATCATATCAGGAATCATGACTTGGAACAGCTGAg GCAGGAGAATCTAAAACTCAAGGAGCTGGtcacaggagcagcagcagcaccagcagcaccacttGACACCGAAGCTGCAGAGGCCAAAGAGGAGCCTGTGAAGGAGGAATCGGCTGCTGTGAGACCCAAGATGGAGGCCACCACACCACAGAAG AGTGGAAAAGCTGCAGAGAAAACCCAGAGTAGACCTTGTGATGTCGAGGTGTATGAAAAGAAGATCAAGCTTTTGGAGAAGCAGAGAAAGGat GTACTGGAGGTGAACAAGCAGTGGGACATTCAGTGGAACTCCATGAAGTCACAGTTTGAACAGAAG ATCACAGACCTCAGACAACGGTTGGCTGAGTCCCAGAAAACTGTGCTTGAGCTGGAGGCCgagagagagcagaggcagCGCGACTACGACAAGAAGCTGCTGCTGGCTAAGTCCAAGATTGAAAATGTACAG ggggAGAAGGAGTGCCTCAACTCTGAAACCACCGAGCTGAAGCAGAAGATTCGCTACCTGCAGGACCAGCTGCTGCCCCTCAGCAAACAGAGGGAGTACCAGGAGAAGGAGATCCAACGCCTCAACAGG GCTTTAGAGGAGGCCTTAAACCTGCACACCCCTTCATCCTCACAACAACTACCTGGTCAGGGTAACTTTGCCGATGCAGCCAATAACCTGAAGAAACAGGAACTGCTCACTCAAATTGCTGTACTAAAGGAACAG gTGAAGATCTTTGAAGAAGACTTcagaaaagagaggagtgaCAGGGAGCGAATGAACGAGGAAAAGGAGGATTTGAGACGGCAGGTTGAGAGACTTCAGGGTCAGATTACTAATTTGACCAATCAG CTTCATCAGGCACAGAACGAGTGTCAGAGAGAACGTACGGAGAGATGTAAGCTGGAGAGACTGCAGATGCAGCATCACAAACAG GTGGGACCGCAGGGCCCCGAGGGCTGGCCCATACACTTCCCTCCCCGGATGCCCAATGCAGCAGGCGCCACAGCCGCAGCCGCCGCAGCACCGCCCCCTGTACGAGACTTCCAGCCTGTTACCCCG GGTTTTCCTTGGCAGTCATCATTCCCGCAGCCGAGAGGGGCCAGAGCAGTAGGAGAGAGCTCAAGACCACCACCAGAGAATGCAG ATCAGTccgcagcaacaacaacaacaacgacagccgcagcagctgcagcaacaGCCACAACAGCTGGATTTGGAAAAAGGGAGCGACAGAACATTGACCCTGGAAAGCACTAA